The following coding sequences lie in one Erwinia amylovora genomic window:
- a CDS encoding ABC transporter permease — MLRLKVAVLPGAIGLSLFILVALLAPWLSPYAPDQIVGSAWSSMTPQNWLGTDNLGRDLLSRLIWGTRISLSVSALATLLAFVIGIFLGFLAGYARGWVDQLISRVNDVLMAIPTLILALVVLAMLPKTMPMIIAVLGILESTRVLRVARSLALDIAAQEFIEVARLRGERLSWVLWREILPNAYTTLVAEFALRFIFILLFLSALSFLGLGIQPPAADWGGLARDNKDGILFGVWAALIPGAAIALLALVLNSVADWLLSQHTRSWRE, encoded by the coding sequence ATGTTGAGACTGAAAGTTGCTGTACTCCCCGGAGCCATCGGGCTGAGTCTGTTCATTTTGGTGGCGCTGCTGGCCCCGTGGCTGTCGCCTTATGCGCCGGACCAGATAGTCGGCAGTGCATGGAGCAGTATGACGCCACAAAACTGGCTGGGGACGGATAATCTTGGCCGCGACCTGCTTTCTCGCCTGATCTGGGGGACTCGCATCTCACTGAGCGTCAGCGCGCTGGCAACGCTGTTAGCGTTTGTCATCGGTATCTTCCTGGGTTTTCTGGCCGGTTACGCCCGTGGCTGGGTTGACCAGCTGATATCCAGGGTTAACGATGTGCTGATGGCGATCCCAACGCTGATCCTGGCTCTGGTGGTGTTGGCGATGCTGCCGAAAACCATGCCGATGATTATTGCCGTACTGGGCATTCTTGAGTCCACCCGCGTGTTGCGCGTGGCGCGTTCTCTGGCTCTGGATATTGCCGCACAGGAGTTTATTGAAGTGGCCCGCCTGCGTGGTGAACGGCTGAGCTGGGTTTTGTGGCGTGAGATCTTGCCGAATGCTTACACCACGCTGGTCGCAGAATTCGCATTACGCTTTATCTTTATCCTGCTGTTCCTGTCGGCGCTATCGTTCCTCGGGCTGGGCATTCAGCCGCCTGCTGCCGACTGGGGAGGACTGGCGCGTGATAACAAAGACGGCATTCTGTTTGGCGTATGGGCCGCTCTGATCCCCGGCGCGGCGATTGCCCTGCTGGCGCTGGTGTTAAACAGCGTGGCCGACTGGCTGTTAAGCCAGCATACTCGTAGCTGGCGGGAGTAA
- a CDS encoding ABC transporter ATP-binding protein, producing MSEQPLLSVEKLRVTAGSAVLVDDISLTLRKGEVLGLIGESGAGKSTIGQAILGHCRHGMTLSGGQIYLSGRELTALSERQWRKVRGAKIAYVAQSANAAFNPAKKIGEQVIESAIRHQVWDRRTAIRRAIEIFSQLQLPQPEAFFHRYPHQVSGGQLQRAMIAMAICAGPELIIFDEPTTALDVTTQLEVLRAIQQVIKLTGVAALYISHDLAVVAQLSQRIMVLRRGRQVEAGATEALLAQPQQDYTRQLLHSHGEPHKPRSATSPLLIARQVSVEYDGDKVLHAVSLTIGRGRTLALIGESGAGKSTLGRAVCGLVTPSHGEIHFNQRPLPATLRQRTRQQLQSVQMIHQHPDTALNPRLTIRLQIERAMVCLTGLSAPQRHTQVDQLLVKVGLSPLLADRYPHALSGGQKQRVCIARALAVQPQLIVCDEPTSALDPLVGREVLALLKKLQQETGVSLLFITHDLHVVRAVADEVMVLRHGNVVRQGGLDQVFSAPLDDYTARLLAAVPQMRPGWLQEVSADA from the coding sequence ATGAGCGAGCAACCATTGTTAAGCGTTGAAAAACTGCGGGTTACTGCGGGTAGCGCAGTACTGGTCGATGACATCTCTTTAACTCTGCGTAAGGGCGAGGTATTGGGGCTGATTGGCGAGTCCGGGGCGGGCAAATCTACCATAGGTCAGGCCATACTCGGTCACTGTCGACACGGCATGACGCTAAGCGGGGGGCAGATCTACCTTTCCGGGCGTGAACTGACCGCGCTGTCAGAGCGTCAATGGCGTAAGGTACGCGGCGCGAAAATTGCCTATGTGGCGCAGTCCGCCAATGCGGCCTTTAATCCGGCGAAAAAAATTGGCGAGCAGGTGATTGAAAGCGCCATTCGTCATCAGGTATGGGATCGCCGTACGGCTATTCGTCGCGCCATTGAAATTTTTTCCCAGCTACAGCTGCCGCAGCCTGAGGCTTTCTTCCACCGTTATCCGCATCAGGTTTCTGGTGGACAGCTACAGCGCGCCATGATAGCTATGGCAATTTGCGCCGGGCCTGAACTGATTATTTTCGACGAACCCACTACCGCGCTGGACGTGACTACCCAGCTGGAAGTATTGAGGGCTATTCAGCAGGTCATCAAACTGACCGGTGTCGCCGCACTCTATATCAGCCATGATTTGGCGGTCGTCGCCCAGCTTAGCCAGCGCATCATGGTGTTACGCCGTGGGCGCCAGGTGGAAGCGGGCGCCACTGAGGCGCTGCTGGCGCAGCCGCAGCAGGATTACACCCGCCAACTGCTGCACAGCCATGGTGAACCCCATAAGCCGCGTAGCGCGACATCGCCGTTACTTATTGCCCGGCAGGTCAGCGTTGAATATGACGGCGATAAGGTTCTGCATGCGGTGTCACTGACCATTGGCCGTGGGCGTACGCTGGCGTTGATCGGTGAGTCCGGTGCAGGAAAATCAACGCTCGGGCGCGCGGTATGTGGTCTTGTCACGCCATCGCACGGGGAGATTCATTTTAACCAACGGCCGCTGCCCGCCACGCTCCGTCAGCGCACGCGCCAGCAGCTGCAAAGTGTGCAGATGATCCACCAGCACCCCGATACCGCGCTTAATCCGCGGCTCACCATCCGGCTGCAAATTGAACGGGCGATGGTGTGTCTGACCGGGCTATCTGCGCCACAACGTCATACGCAAGTTGATCAGCTACTGGTGAAGGTGGGGCTTTCTCCGTTGCTGGCCGACCGTTATCCTCATGCGCTCTCCGGTGGGCAAAAACAGCGCGTCTGCATTGCCCGTGCGCTGGCGGTGCAGCCGCAGCTAATTGTCTGTGATGAACCTACTTCGGCGCTCGATCCGCTGGTCGGGCGCGAGGTGCTGGCCTTGCTGAAAAAATTGCAGCAGGAAACCGGCGTTTCGCTACTGTTTATCACCCATGATTTGCATGTCGTCAGGGCAGTGGCGGATGAAGTGATGGTGTTACGTCACGGCAACGTTGTGCGCCAGGGAGGGTTGGATCAGGTATTCAGTGCTCCGCTTGACGACTATACCGCCCGACTGCTGGCAGCAGTACCGCAAATGCGCCCCGGCTGGTTGCAGGAAGTGAGCGCAGACGCCTGA
- a CDS encoding leucine-rich repeat domain-containing protein — MSVHTKGVLHTFAAESMIYFEDKNLESAIKTTLNLAESEGVSTLNILNLTHLRALDKDISDLSGLEYAENLQLVTFTGNDITSLEPLKNLNHLYSVGFAYNSNLKMEEILKLEHITELDLSGNEYSDEEFDQLEKYSELTVLWLNSCQLNSISFMSGMNKLVQLQIQNNNLTNIDALNSSRLIGIWATNNRIVSLKNVANLSGLKRLWIDNNQLISLDWLDKMENVSHVYASNNKIEKAVISGHQYIYLLQLDESNITEIELTNLPSLMQISLNYNRLASFSQAANLPALQSVSLIENTELTNIEGISAAPKLVRLVLQGCPGITDFSPVSSPEQLVQLFCNNTGITDEQIRDIGFKSKLILLAVAGGKLSNIDFISQFPAIKQLALMDNRISDISQLGDNISRYSATDQKITLDDVAIGEKTEISLKGRYSQRVENIEWLTEGSISTDGDKQFLTWAESGDNKLNFSWQDNNSTEISFSGTFSQTVHK, encoded by the coding sequence ATGTCAGTTCATACCAAAGGCGTACTTCATACTTTTGCAGCGGAAAGCATGATCTATTTTGAAGATAAAAATCTCGAATCCGCCATTAAAACCACCTTAAATCTGGCGGAAAGTGAAGGTGTTTCGACTCTCAATATATTGAACCTGACGCATCTCAGAGCTTTGGATAAAGACATCTCTGATTTATCAGGTTTAGAGTATGCAGAGAACCTGCAATTAGTTACCTTCACTGGAAATGATATTACCTCTCTGGAACCTTTGAAAAATCTTAACCATCTCTATAGCGTTGGTTTTGCCTATAACTCCAATCTCAAAATGGAGGAGATTCTTAAGCTGGAACATATCACCGAGCTTGATTTATCGGGTAATGAGTACTCAGACGAAGAGTTCGACCAGCTTGAGAAGTATTCGGAACTCACCGTTCTCTGGCTTAACTCGTGCCAGCTTAACTCAATTTCATTTATGTCCGGGATGAATAAACTCGTTCAGCTGCAGATCCAAAATAATAATCTGACGAATATTGATGCGTTAAACAGTAGCAGGCTGATTGGTATTTGGGCGACGAATAACCGCATCGTCTCCCTGAAAAACGTGGCAAACCTGTCAGGGCTGAAAAGACTCTGGATTGATAACAACCAGTTAATTTCCCTCGACTGGCTGGATAAAATGGAAAATGTTTCACATGTTTACGCCAGTAATAATAAGATCGAAAAAGCCGTCATTTCAGGCCATCAATACATTTATTTACTCCAGCTGGATGAGAGTAATATCACTGAAATTGAATTGACTAACTTACCCTCGCTGATGCAGATTAGCCTGAACTACAACAGGCTTGCCTCTTTCAGCCAGGCAGCTAACCTTCCTGCGCTACAATCAGTGAGTTTAATTGAAAATACCGAGTTGACCAATATTGAAGGCATCAGTGCGGCACCGAAACTGGTGCGATTGGTTTTGCAGGGCTGCCCTGGCATCACTGACTTCTCACCGGTTTCATCCCCGGAGCAACTTGTGCAGCTGTTTTGCAATAATACCGGCATCACCGATGAACAGATCAGAGATATAGGATTTAAGAGCAAACTGATCCTGTTAGCCGTTGCCGGGGGTAAACTCAGCAATATAGATTTTATTTCTCAATTCCCGGCTATTAAGCAGTTGGCTTTGATGGACAACCGCATCTCTGATATCAGTCAACTCGGTGATAACATCTCTCGCTATTCCGCAACCGATCAAAAAATCACTCTGGATGATGTCGCCATAGGGGAGAAAACGGAGATCTCGCTGAAAGGCAGATATTCACAGCGCGTTGAAAATATTGAATGGCTGACAGAGGGCAGCATCTCCACGGATGGGGATAAGCAATTTCTGACCTGGGCTGAAAGCGGTGACAATAAACTGAACTTCTCCTGGCAGGATAACAACAGCACGGAGATTTCTTTTAGCGGAACGTTTAGTCAGACCGTACATAAATAA
- the pqqU gene encoding TonB-dependent receptor PqqU yields MNNKFLALFLTSLLLIPAAFSYAQADAGGVQGQEPSLMVIKQRGGLSELDTPAAVSVVDGDDLRRASAQVNLSENLASVPGLQIQNRQNYAQDLQLSVRGFGSRSMYGVRGVRLYVDGIPATMPDGQGQTSNIDINSLGKAEVLRGPYSALYGNASGGVVNIDTLSGSQPATLEAGTYFGSFGSWRNSLKVSGATGDGSEKGDVNYTLSASRFTTHGYRDHSGTQKDLGNGKLGVRVDDVSTLTLMFNSVSVDASDPGGLSAEEYLANPRQSPRGDTFNTRKSLDQTQLGLRYQRAFSDSDRLTLTTWHGERHTTQYQSIPQPPQLKPAHSGGVIVLERKYQGIDTRWQHEGQLAAVPVTLTGGIDYETMTEHRQGFQNYSLVSGVATFGEKGAQRRNEKNTLWNLDPYLQTSWRLTPKLTLDAGLRYSTVSFDSTDDYITAKNGDDSGSARYHRLLPMGALNYAVSDAWNVYLSAGRGFETPTINELSYRSVNGSITGLNLGLKPASSDNIELGSKTRIGYGLLTAALFQTDSDNELVADDNENGRSVYKNAGETRRRGLELGFDQQFASDWRVKLAWTLLDARYRNETCNVKRICTPAGHRLPGIARNMAYASLQYAPESGWHAGADIRYMSNIQANDANDAQAPSYTVASLNGGYRFNWNKWSLDLFSRVDNLFDRRYIGSVIVNEGNSRYLEPAPGRNWGGGATISYQF; encoded by the coding sequence GTGAATAATAAATTCTTAGCGCTGTTTCTGACGTCTTTATTGCTGATACCCGCTGCTTTCAGCTATGCGCAAGCTGATGCTGGCGGCGTTCAGGGACAGGAACCGTCCCTGATGGTGATCAAACAGCGTGGCGGGCTGTCCGAACTGGATACGCCCGCTGCGGTCAGCGTGGTCGATGGTGACGATCTGCGCCGCGCCAGCGCACAGGTTAACCTCTCTGAAAACTTAGCCAGCGTACCAGGGCTGCAAATCCAAAATCGCCAGAACTATGCGCAGGATCTGCAGCTGTCGGTGCGCGGTTTCGGCAGCCGTTCAATGTACGGCGTGCGCGGCGTGCGGCTGTATGTTGACGGCATTCCCGCCACTATGCCGGATGGTCAGGGACAGACGTCAAATATCGATATCAACTCGCTGGGCAAAGCAGAAGTGCTGCGCGGGCCTTACTCCGCACTGTATGGCAATGCCTCCGGTGGCGTGGTCAATATTGATACCCTCTCCGGCAGCCAGCCTGCTACGCTGGAAGCAGGGACTTACTTTGGCAGCTTCGGCTCGTGGCGTAACAGTCTTAAGGTCAGCGGCGCGACCGGGGATGGCAGCGAGAAAGGGGACGTCAATTACACCCTCTCCGCATCGCGCTTTACCACCCACGGCTACCGCGATCACAGCGGCACGCAGAAGGATCTCGGTAACGGCAAGCTCGGCGTACGGGTGGATGACGTCAGTACCCTGACGCTGATGTTCAACAGCGTATCGGTTGACGCCAGCGATCCCGGTGGGTTGAGCGCAGAAGAGTACCTTGCCAATCCGCGACAGTCGCCACGCGGCGATACGTTCAATACCCGTAAAAGCCTCGATCAAACGCAGCTTGGTCTGCGCTACCAGCGCGCGTTCAGCGATAGCGATCGGTTGACGCTGACCACCTGGCACGGCGAGCGCCACACCACCCAGTATCAGTCGATTCCGCAACCGCCGCAGCTGAAACCTGCTCATTCGGGCGGGGTGATCGTGCTGGAGCGGAAATATCAGGGCATTGATACACGCTGGCAGCACGAGGGTCAGCTGGCTGCGGTGCCGGTAACGCTGACCGGCGGAATTGACTATGAAACCATGACCGAGCACCGCCAGGGCTTCCAGAACTACAGTCTGGTAAGTGGCGTTGCGACTTTCGGTGAGAAGGGCGCGCAGCGGCGTAATGAAAAAAACACCCTGTGGAACCTGGACCCTTATCTGCAAACCAGCTGGCGGTTGACGCCGAAGTTAACGCTGGATGCCGGGCTGCGCTACAGCACCGTCAGTTTTGATTCAACCGACGACTACATCACTGCGAAAAACGGCGACGACAGCGGCAGCGCGCGTTACCATCGGCTGTTGCCGATGGGGGCGCTGAATTATGCGGTCAGTGACGCATGGAATGTTTATCTCTCCGCCGGTCGCGGCTTCGAAACCCCGACGATTAACGAGCTGTCCTATCGTTCGGTTAACGGCAGCATTACCGGGCTAAATCTGGGATTAAAACCGGCCAGCAGCGATAACATAGAGTTGGGTAGCAAAACCCGCATCGGTTATGGCCTGCTAACCGCAGCGCTGTTCCAGACCGATAGCGATAATGAGCTGGTGGCAGATGACAATGAAAATGGCCGCAGCGTTTACAAAAACGCCGGGGAAACGCGCCGCCGTGGGCTGGAGCTGGGCTTCGACCAGCAGTTTGCTTCGGACTGGCGGGTGAAGCTTGCCTGGACGTTGCTGGATGCCCGCTACCGCAATGAAACCTGTAATGTAAAGCGCATCTGCACCCCGGCGGGCCACCGTCTGCCGGGTATTGCGCGCAATATGGCATACGCCTCGCTGCAGTATGCCCCGGAAAGCGGCTGGCACGCCGGGGCGGACATTCGCTATATGAGCAACATTCAGGCCAATGACGCTAACGATGCCCAGGCCCCGTCTTATACCGTTGCCAGCCTGAATGGCGGCTATCGCTTCAACTGGAACAAATGGTCTCTGGATCTGTTTAGCCGCGTCGATAACCTGTTCGACCGTCGGTACATCGGGTCGGTGATCGTCAACGAAGGCAACAGCCGCTACCTCGAACCGGCACCGGGGCGTAACTGGGGCGGTGGTGCCACCATCAGCTATCAGTTTTGA
- a CDS encoding glucose/quinate/shikimate family membrane-bound PQQ-dependent dehydrogenase — MHSKASRILILLTVIFAALSGLYLLAGGIWLAKLGGSLYYIIAGVVMMITAFLLHRRRGAALLLYALFLLGTTVWSLWEVGSDFWALTPRLDVTFFLGLWLALPFIWRELNAKGALPRVALSAVLVLVVAVLAYSVFNDPQEINGTLSSQQAASLSAADGVAPGDWPAYGRTQGGTRYSPLKQINDKNVGELQEAWTFSTGDLKSPSDPGEITNEATPIKIGNALYLCTAHQQLFALDAASGKKKWMFDPRLKPNPTFQHVTCRGVSYYQTPQAAATPAGTQPALCSRRILLPVNDGSMYALDAESGALCKEFGDNGRLDLQSNMPYAKVGSYEPTSPPIVTATSIVMAGAVTDNYSTKQPSGVVRGFDVNTGKLLWAFDSGAKDPNLLPQDEQKYTPNSPNSWAPAAYDAKLDLVYLPMGVSTPDIWGGHRTPEMERFATGVLALNATSGKLAWFYQTVHHDLWDMDVPAQPTLADIDGKDGHKVPVIYIPTKTGDIFVLNRTNGQPVVPAPEMQVPGGAAKGDRVSPTQPYSELSYRPKAQLAGKDMWGATLYDQLVCRVMFHQLRYEGPFTPPSEQGTLVFPGNLGMFEWGGIAVDGDRQVAIVNPMALPFVSRLIPRGPGNPGEPDENDKGGTGSEKGIQPQYGLPYGVMLNPFLSPIGLPCKQPSWGYISAVDLKTNDIVWKKRIGTVRDSSPLPLPFKMGMPMLGGPVATAGNLFFIAATADNYLRAFNVSNGKQLWEARLPAGGQATPMTYEVNGKQYVLIYAGGHGSFGTKLGDYVKAYALPDSQ, encoded by the coding sequence ATGCATAGTAAAGCATCAAGAATACTGATCCTGCTAACGGTTATATTCGCCGCACTGAGTGGCTTATATCTGTTAGCTGGCGGTATCTGGTTGGCTAAACTGGGCGGTTCTCTCTACTACATCATCGCTGGTGTGGTTATGATGATCACCGCATTTCTGCTGCATCGCCGCCGGGGGGCTGCGCTGTTGTTGTACGCCCTGTTCCTGCTGGGTACCACCGTCTGGTCGCTGTGGGAAGTGGGTTCTGACTTCTGGGCGCTGACTCCGCGTCTGGACGTCACCTTCTTCCTGGGATTATGGCTGGCGTTGCCGTTTATCTGGCGTGAGTTAAATGCCAAAGGGGCTTTGCCACGCGTCGCGCTATCTGCCGTGCTGGTCTTGGTTGTGGCGGTGCTGGCTTACTCGGTGTTTAACGACCCGCAGGAAATAAACGGTACGCTTAGTTCACAACAGGCGGCATCGTTGTCTGCGGCGGACGGCGTGGCGCCGGGCGACTGGCCGGCCTATGGCCGAACCCAGGGCGGTACGCGCTACTCCCCGCTGAAGCAGATTAACGATAAAAACGTGGGCGAACTGCAGGAGGCCTGGACCTTTAGTACCGGTGACCTGAAATCCCCAAGCGATCCGGGGGAGATCACCAATGAGGCCACGCCGATCAAAATCGGCAATGCGCTCTACCTGTGCACCGCGCATCAACAGCTGTTTGCGCTGGATGCGGCCAGCGGTAAGAAGAAATGGATGTTCGATCCCAGGCTGAAGCCGAACCCGACCTTCCAGCATGTGACCTGTCGCGGCGTCTCTTATTACCAGACGCCGCAGGCGGCGGCCACTCCAGCCGGAACGCAGCCTGCTCTTTGCTCGCGGCGTATTCTGCTGCCGGTAAATGACGGCAGTATGTACGCGCTGGACGCTGAAAGCGGCGCCCTGTGTAAGGAATTTGGCGATAACGGTCGGTTGGATCTGCAAAGCAATATGCCTTACGCAAAAGTAGGTTCTTATGAGCCAACGTCACCACCGATTGTCACCGCCACCAGTATTGTGATGGCGGGCGCGGTCACCGATAACTACTCCACTAAACAGCCGTCCGGCGTGGTGCGTGGTTTCGATGTCAACACCGGCAAACTGCTGTGGGCATTTGATAGCGGCGCAAAGGATCCCAATTTGCTGCCGCAGGATGAGCAGAAATACACGCCGAATTCACCGAACTCATGGGCGCCGGCAGCTTACGATGCCAAACTGGATCTGGTTTATCTGCCGATGGGCGTGTCGACGCCTGATATCTGGGGCGGCCACCGCACCCCGGAAATGGAGCGCTTTGCTACCGGCGTGCTGGCGCTGAATGCGACCAGCGGTAAGTTGGCCTGGTTCTATCAAACCGTGCATCACGATCTGTGGGACATGGACGTTCCGGCGCAGCCTACGCTGGCGGATATTGATGGCAAAGATGGCCACAAGGTTCCGGTGATTTATATTCCGACCAAAACCGGCGATATCTTTGTGCTGAATCGTACCAACGGTCAGCCAGTGGTTCCGGCTCCGGAAATGCAGGTGCCGGGTGGGGCAGCGAAGGGCGATCGTGTTTCGCCAACGCAGCCCTATTCCGAATTAAGCTACCGTCCGAAAGCACAGCTGGCGGGCAAAGATATGTGGGGCGCAACGCTCTACGATCAGCTTGTTTGCCGGGTGATGTTCCACCAGCTGCGTTACGAAGGTCCGTTCACTCCGCCATCCGAGCAGGGCACTCTGGTGTTCCCGGGTAACCTTGGTATGTTCGAGTGGGGCGGCATCGCGGTGGATGGCGATCGTCAGGTTGCCATTGTCAACCCTATGGCGCTGCCGTTCGTTTCCCGTCTGATCCCGCGCGGGCCGGGCAACCCTGGCGAGCCGGATGAGAATGACAAAGGCGGCACCGGTAGCGAAAAAGGCATTCAGCCCCAGTACGGTTTGCCGTACGGCGTAATGCTGAATCCGTTCCTGTCTCCGATCGGATTACCGTGCAAGCAGCCTTCATGGGGCTATATCTCTGCGGTAGACCTGAAGACTAACGATATCGTGTGGAAGAAACGCATCGGCACCGTGCGCGACAGCTCGCCGCTGCCGCTGCCGTTTAAAATGGGTATGCCAATGCTGGGTGGGCCAGTTGCCACGGCAGGCAACCTGTTCTTTATTGCGGCAACGGCCGATAACTATCTG